The following are encoded in a window of Limibacter armeniacum genomic DNA:
- a CDS encoding alanine/glycine:cation symporter family protein, translated as MQQLNDLLALIDSYIGGSDWFVYLLLGTGLFFTIYLKFPQIRFFGHALQIVRGKFDKDGDEGDTSHFQALATALSGTVGTGNIAGVALAIHLGGPAALFWMIMTAFLGMTTKFVEVTLSHKYREKSEDGTMAGGPMYYMKNAKATVFGKRINLKWMAILFAIATVLSSFGTGNMPQINSISHSMYATFGIDHMITGAVLSVVLGFVIIGGIHRIAKVTEKLVPGMALIYLIGALAVIFYNAENILPSLSAIFVDVFTGTAAVGGFLGAGFSFAFNRGVNRGLFSNEAGQGSAPIAHASAKAHEPVSEGMVAILEPFIDTIIICTITGLTLLSSGVWQEKLDNKFQNTDLEVLTYVYDENNQEDKDALYSHLSGKENVPMFSGQLNVVEGKITNTLTLLHARSIAEDVRVLKAADATDPTATETPYSGSLTVTNGKVDTGSDISIYGKSLVHSAPLTAEAFTRSFFGEYGQYIISIGLLLFAFSTAISWSYYGDRAMTFLLGSKSVIPYRVVYVAGFFFASFADTTIIWTLAGIAIALMTIPNLLGIILLRKDMKNTVNQYWKDFNDEWGDKKEIAPKKSETV; from the coding sequence ATGCAACAACTGAACGACTTACTTGCGCTGATAGACAGTTATATTGGCGGATCTGACTGGTTTGTTTACCTCCTGTTAGGTACAGGCCTATTTTTCACGATTTACCTGAAGTTTCCACAAATCCGTTTCTTCGGGCATGCCCTCCAAATTGTGAGAGGAAAGTTTGACAAAGACGGAGACGAAGGGGATACTTCTCACTTTCAGGCATTGGCAACAGCACTGTCAGGAACTGTCGGAACAGGTAATATTGCAGGTGTTGCACTTGCGATCCACTTAGGTGGTCCTGCTGCACTATTCTGGATGATTATGACAGCATTCTTGGGTATGACTACCAAGTTTGTTGAGGTAACGCTATCTCACAAGTACCGTGAGAAGTCAGAAGATGGCACAATGGCTGGTGGTCCGATGTACTACATGAAGAATGCTAAAGCAACTGTCTTTGGTAAGAGAATCAACCTGAAATGGATGGCTATTCTTTTCGCTATTGCAACAGTACTGTCTTCATTCGGTACAGGAAACATGCCTCAGATCAACAGTATTTCACACTCTATGTATGCCACTTTCGGCATTGACCATATGATTACTGGTGCTGTATTATCTGTTGTATTAGGCTTTGTGATTATTGGTGGCATCCACAGGATTGCTAAGGTTACAGAAAAGTTGGTACCTGGTATGGCATTGATCTACCTGATCGGTGCACTTGCAGTGATCTTCTATAATGCTGAAAACATCCTTCCTTCCCTTTCAGCTATCTTCGTAGATGTATTTACAGGAACTGCTGCTGTTGGTGGTTTCTTAGGTGCTGGTTTCTCTTTTGCCTTCAACCGTGGTGTAAACAGAGGTTTGTTTTCCAACGAAGCTGGTCAAGGTTCTGCCCCAATTGCCCACGCATCGGCTAAGGCTCATGAGCCAGTATCTGAAGGTATGGTAGCTATTCTGGAACCATTTATTGATACTATTATCATTTGTACTATTACAGGTCTTACCTTGCTTTCATCAGGTGTATGGCAGGAGAAACTGGATAACAAATTCCAGAACACTGACCTTGAAGTACTGACATATGTATATGATGAAAACAATCAGGAAGACAAAGATGCACTTTACAGCCACCTTTCAGGTAAAGAGAATGTTCCTATGTTCTCAGGTCAGCTGAATGTAGTGGAGGGCAAAATCACTAATACACTGACATTATTGCACGCTCGCTCTATCGCTGAAGACGTTCGTGTACTGAAAGCCGCTGACGCAACTGATCCAACTGCAACCGAGACACCATACTCAGGTAGCTTGACTGTTACAAACGGTAAAGTTGATACTGGAAGTGATATCAGCATCTATGGTAAGTCGCTAGTCCACAGTGCTCCACTTACAGCCGAAGCGTTTACAAGAAGTTTCTTTGGAGAGTACGGACAGTATATCATTTCAATTGGACTATTGCTTTTCGCCTTCTCTACAGCCATCTCATGGTCTTACTATGGTGACAGGGCCATGACATTCTTGTTGGGCTCTAAATCTGTTATCCCATACAGAGTTGTGTATGTAGCAGGTTTCTTCTTTGCTTCATTTGCTGACACTACAATTATCTGGACCTTGGCGGGTATTGCCATTGCATTGATGACTATTCCAAACCTGTTGGGAATTATCCTACTTCGAAAGGATATGAAAAATACAGTTAACCAATATTGGAAAGATTTCAATGACGAATGGGGTGACAAAAAAGAAATTGCGCCAAAAAAAAGTGAAACTGTATAA